The Nostoc sp. 'Peltigera membranacea cyanobiont' N6 genome contains the following window.
TGTTTAAAGATTGATCGTTTGAGCAACTGACAGTCATAAGCTTTCCTGTTTATCAAAATTTTATAAGGTATTAAACATCTAATATCAAGCTAATAAATGTTGGTAGCTTAAGTTCACTATAAAAATCATGATTTTCCCTTGCTAAGGTAATCCGAAATTAGCAATTCTGACAAAAGAAGGTTTTGTCGCAACAAACTACTTTTGTCAGTAGTTAGCAACGCTGTCAATAATAGTACAAGCAACTGCTTTCAATGAAGAACAATTGTCTGTTGTGTTTCCTGTGTTCCCGATTTAGCTGAGTTTCCCTAATTTATATGAGTTACAAAAAATACGTTGCTGGCATGACAAGTATTGCCAAACTAAAGCATCAATATTCCTTACACATTTGTAGTGCATTAGCTTACAGATAAAGGCAATATTTGCGATCGCAACTACAGATAATAGAAAGTGTTAACTTAAACACCTTTTGTCAATCGTTAATACTTAAAATGCGATGCTTTGCACAGATGGGTATTGTAACTAAGAGATGCAATGATATTTAGAGCAAGCGCTGTTGATAGCAAATTAGAAAAAACTTATAAAATATGACTCATTTTGGTATCCTTTGTCCACCCAGTACTGGACATCTTAACCCAATGACAGCATTGGGGCGAGAATTACAAAGACGCGGGCATCGTGTCACTCTCTTTGGAATTGCCGATGCTCAATCTAAAGCACTGGCAGCAGGATTAGACTTTTACATGATCAGAGAGTCTCAGCATACTCATGGAGGAACCGAAGAGTCCCTAACAAAGTTGGGACAATTAAGCGGCTTTGCAGCTTTGCAATATACTATGAACCTAATGAAAGAAGGAGTAAATCTGCTGCTTAATAAAGCTCCAGAAGCTCTTAGAGAAGCTGGTGTAGAAGCATTGTTGGTAGACCAATTTATAGTAGAAGGTGAGACTATTGCCGAATTTCTGCAAATTCCTTTTATTACTGTATGCAATGCCTTGCCAGTTAATGCAGAAGATGATGTGCCGCCTTTTTTTACAGACTGGAGATATGACCCGGCATGGTGGGCGCGTCTACGCAATCGATGTGCTTACTTGTTGATGAACCCGCTCACAAAACCAATCACGCAGATTTTAGATACCTATCGCCAAAAGTGGAGCTTGCCCCTTTACTCTCAAACACCTGACAAAGATACCTTCTCTCAACTTGCCCAGTTGAGCCAATTGCCTAAAGAATTTGATTTCCCAAGGCAGTCTTTGCCCAAGTGTTTTCATTTTACTGGCCCCTATCAAGATTCAACTGGACGAGAACCCATACCTTTTCCTTATGAAAAGTTGACTGGACAACCGTTGATTTACGCATCGATGGGAACCATACAAAATAGTTTATTAGAAATTTTTCAAACTATTGCCTCAGTTTGCGTTGGATTAGATACCCAGCTAGTAATCTCTCTTGGTAAAGAGAGTGGATCAGAACCGCTTCAAGGATTACCTGGCTCTCCGATAATTGTTAGTTACGCACCCCAATTGGAACTACTTGAAAAGGCAACTCTCACCATTACTCATGCAGGATTGAATACAGTTTTAGAATCTTTAAATAACGGTGTTCCGATGGTAGCAATTCCAATCGCTAATGACCAGCCAGCAGTAGCAGCACGTATAGCATGGAGTGGGGCTGGTGAATTTGTGCCTGTGGCTAGTATAGGTGTTCCTAAACTGCGAACAGCGATAAAGCAAGTTCTTGAGCAAGACTCTTATAAGCAGAATGCACTAAGATTACAATCTGCTATCCATCATTCTGGAGGAGTCAGTCGTGCTGCTGATATTATCGAACAGGTCATAACTACAGGGAAACCTGTTTTCCTATAGAAGGATAAATAGTGTTGTTAAACATTATTTACAAGATTAGGAAAAAACAAATTCACGATTTAATAAAATGAAGCTTATAAGTAAGACAAAATTCAGGATACAAGGATGGGATAATAACTCTTGGATTTTTAAAGTTAATATCCTATATTTCTTAGCCTTTTCAACACCAATTGTTGCACAAATGCGTGGATGCCGATTCTACCGCTTTGCTTATGCAAGAATTTTATAAAGGTTTGAACAATGGCTTGCCAAAAGCAGAAGCACTACGTCAGGCGCAATTAAGTTTACTGTCAAATCCTAAATATAAGAAGGCTTATTATTGGGGTGGGTTCCTCCTGGTTGGAAGCTGGTTGTAAAATTCCACTACTTGTAGCCCTGATTGGGCTTTTTGGAACTCTTTGGAATTATTGCTGCTTTTCGCTAACTCAGATGCCTTGATGTATTCGGATTTCGCCGACTTTGGCAACTTGGCCTTCAAATAGCGATCGCCCAGTACTCTGTAAAGAGTCGGATTTCGGCTATTAGTTGCTGTTGCCGTTTTTAACATCTCAATTGTTTCATTTAAAAGATTTTCTGCCGTATAAATAGCATCTACGTCAAGAATAGTTTCATCTGGAGGTAGCCCTAAGTCTTTGATGCGTTTAATCTTTTGTGCAATTTGTTCTTGCTTTGCTACAGACAATACGTCCACAAACGTTTCATCATAGCTAAAAGCTTGACCATCAATATATGCAAAGACATCTATTGTATATGGAGTACCCGGTTGAAATTCTTTTTCATCACTTGGGTAGGCAAGCCGAGTTTGATTTACAACTTTTTCCCACCCAAACTCGTAACTTTTTACTTTGACTTTGTAAGAAGTAGCACCCTTAACAGCAGTCCAAGTTATTTCTGGACGGGAATTCAATGTTGATGTGCTATTAGGAGAAATGATTGTTGGCTCATCGCTCCCTTCTCTGCCACCTTTTCGTATGTGACACGCATTAGTATTGGTTGGATTGCAAGTAGGTAAGGCTTCGTCAGGTTCGGCACACTTATCAAGAGGAATAGTTCCACTAGATAAATTTAAAATGTTTCCAGAACTAAAGCATAAAAATTCTACAGAACCACCATTCAAGACTTCTATTTTATCTCCCTTACAAATTAAGCTCCCTACTGACAAGTGCTTATCACCCTTATTTATTATCCTTCCCATTTGTGGATTGCAATGAACCTGATTTCTTCTTACTCTTATGAGCGGTACACTCGATAGCAATGGGAGATTACTTATTATCAGATAAGTTAAACAGCATATTCCTCCCGAAAATATTAGCTTCTTCATTTTTTCAAAGATTACATTACTTTTAATTAGGATTTTATCATTTATTAAGTATACGATCTAGCAATTCTTGTCTCCATTGAAATACTTCCGGGAGACTAGATTTTGCTAACATACAAACTTCCATGTAAATTCTAGCATCATCAAGTTTACCTAAAGCTTCTTCTACTTGATAACGCAAGCAAAAAGCATCTGTTCTTTGGCTATCTAAATCAGTCGCTTTTTCTAAATATTTTTCGGCTTCAGTTAACTTATTTTCCATTAACCTTGCCCATCCTAAATCTTTATACAACGATGCCTGTAATTCCCGATTTTTAGTTTCCTGCAAACCTTTTAAAGCTAAAGTAGCTGCTGCATTATAATCTCCTTTTTTATTTTTCAATCTGGCTAAAGCCGCAACAGCAAATATTGCTTGATCGCTACTTTTAATAGCAATTATATATTGCTTTTCTGCTAAACCATATTCTCCCTGTCCATCATAAAAATCACCTAATCCGTAATGTGATTCCCATTTGTTAGGTTTTAACTTAAAAATTATTTCGTAAGTTTTATTAACACAATTATAATCATGTAACTGCTGACACGCAATTGCTAAATTGTTATAAGCAGTATCATCTTTTGGGTTATATTTTATAGCTAGCTCGTAATTTTTTCTAGCAATTTTTGGTTCATTCTGATGACGGAAAGCTTGCTCAAAGTAGAAGCTGGAGATTGAGTAATTTAAATCATAATTAAAGCTTACTGCTCCTTGAAAATCATTTTCAGCTTGGGCTAATTTATTTTCCTTGTAAGATTTTTTACCTTGAGTTAAAAGATAATCTGCTATTATGATGTTTAATTTATTATTCCAGGTTATTGCTTTTTTAAAATCATTCCTGGCCTCATTAAACTTATTTTCTTGGTAAGCCTTCTTTCCTTGATTAAAATAATAACTTGCTAACAAAGGTAGAGAACCATAAATTATGCCAGCTAAACTTAGAGTCCCCAATATTCCGATACTAATCTTAAATAGTCTTGATTTAACTAATCGCTCGATTTTTGTTTGAAGTGGTAATCGCTCTAACCTCTGAATTATTAATTGAGTACTTTGTGGGCGTTGTCCCGGAAAAGGAGCCATTAAATCATCAATCAAATCAGCCAGAGGTTGATCTATATGAGGTGCTTTTTGTCTCCAAAGTAGTTTTCCTGTTTTCTGGTCTATTTTAATTTCAATTAGGGAAATAGCAGTAAGCAAGTAAACAAAAGTTCTACCCAAAGCAAAAAAGTCTGACTGTGGTACAGCCTGCCCATGAATTTGCTCAAAAGGAGAATAACAAGCTGTTCGGACGACAGTTATTTCGTGCCCGCTACCTAATCCTGTCTTAGTTCCTCCACTGGTACTAACTTTCGCTAAGTAGGTTCTAGTAATCTGTCGCCCTGCACCAAAATCAACAAGAGCTAATTTACCATTAGGTTGATAAATAATATTATCTGGTTTGATATCTCTGTGAAAAAAACCAGATCGATGCACAGTGTCAAGAATATTAATTAGTTGTGATAACCAATCTAATGAAACATCTTGAGTAATTCGTCCATGATTTTTTACCCATTGAGCTAGGCTTTCTCCTTCAAACTTTTGCATTACTATACAATGCAATTGTAAAAGATTATCATTTAGTATAAAAGTAAAATAGTCATCTTTAGTAGACTTAGGAATTCCCGAATGTTTAAGGATTTGTAATATAATCGCTTCTCGCTGAAATAGCTCAACTATTTTAGTATCATCGCTCCATTTCAGTACCTTCATAACTCTTATTTCATATTTTGGATGCAATTTTGTGCCACCATCCTCAACTTCAAATACATCTGTATAAGTAAATTGATTTTCCAATGAGCTTAACGGACGCAACAACCGAATACGTCCGTTTATTAGCAAGGTATTGCCACAGCTTAAACAATTTTCAGTTTCATCGGGGTTGTGGCGCTGGGTGCAAAGTGGATTTATGCAGTAAACCACATTTACTCCTAAATAAAATGACTTGTAGCCATTTTATTTTGTTCTTTATTTACTAAACCAAGAGGATCAACTAAAATATACTTTTTAACAACTGGTTGTAAGCTATAACTAACTTCTTGTTTACTTGATTTTTTACTACTTTCAATTAATGAACGGCACTCTAAAATGTCTATAGCTGTTATTAGTTCAGAAATCGAAACTTCTAGAGATGATTGCTCCTTTAAGTCGTCAACAAGCTTAGAGAAAGGAACAGGAGTAGAAGCTTTTGACATCTGGTGTGCCAAATAAATCATGATTTGCTTTTGAAGATTATTTAAAAACCCAGTTTGCCCAAACTGTACATGGAGCATTGCCTGGATTTGAGGCCCCATCATAGTAGTACTATACTCGAAAAATCTTTCTACGCTTCCCTCAAAAAAGCGATGAATTTTATTAATAACTGCTTCTAATTCTGATGGATTTCCACGATACATCTCAATTAACTGCCTACATTTCTCTCCACCTAAACCTTTTTCATGTATCATTTGCAGCGCAGCACTCTCATCTAAGCCTTCTAGCTGTAAAGAGAAAAAAGAGAAACTTGTAGTTAAATGAGTAATTTCTTCTAAAGGTATTTGGCTTGTTAAAATAATGCAACTCTGATTGTCATCCTTTGTAACCCCAACAAAGAAATCTTCATATTCTAATCTCTTTTCATAATTATTTACTTCTACTAGCCCCTCAAATCCATCTATCACTAACAAACAGCGGTGTAACTCCAACTGCTTTGATAACAAGGAAATCTTGGTTGCAAGAGGCTTACTGCTTGCTTCTAAATCGAAAACCATGAGTATTTCGGAAAGCAATTCATTTATCGAGGAAGAACGATTAGTTGCCTTCCAAATTACATAATCATACCTATTGGGATATTCAAAAATTATTTCTTCAATTAGTTTCGCTATTAATAAAGTTTTTCCTACCCCTCCAACTCCAGTTATAGTTATACAAAACTCTTGATAAATATTAATTTGTTTTTTTAAATCACTAATCTCTTCTTCTCGCCCATAAAAATTACCTATTTTAGGCAATTTACCATACACTTTAGTCTTGCCCACTAGACTCTCATTATCCAGCTTAGATGCTTCAAGCTCCATGTAATACTTTTTTGTAAATTTAAGCAAAATATTTTTTAAGTATGCTTTTTTTACTTGCACTTCACCACCAATAACTTCTGAAAGTATTGTCCATAACTGTGGTCCCACTCCCGTCTGTAAATACTGTACGCTGTATCCTGAGTCACTTGCTATTTCTCTGTATTCTTTCCCATCCCAAGTACCCTTGATTACAGCCTTCTCAGCTTTCGACAAATACCTTCCAGTACTCTCAAGCACTTGTTCTTCTAGAATTTCCAGCACTCGTTCTATGTCTAAATTCATAGTTAGCCGTGGTACAACGCTACTGTAAACAATACTTTATGTCTATATATCTATTTCTAATCATAGTTTATCTATAAATACTTCACATTTCTTAACATAAGCTGGTTTCTTAATTTACCTCCTGAGATGTAATATTATAATGTTACTTCTCTAATGTAGTAATCTTACGCTCTAAATGCCTTGTCATACTTAATTTGGAGTTCAGATAAGGAAGGTATTTACCGCAGTCAGCAACCAGTAACTATTCCAGTGAATATCTGTAGCGCTGGTAAACTTGGTCAAATAGATAAAGATGAGTTTTTAATGGAGGAGCCAAAACCACACTTTTTAACGCCCAAGTGTTCAAACCTAAGTCCAACAAACATCTAAGTCCAACATCTACGTCTAAAGACCTTTTAAGTGAAGTTGTTACCTCGACCGAACAATCATAGTGTACAAGGTTTTTGCCAATGTTCAAATTATCTCTCAAACAGTTATCAACAGATATAGAGGAATTTGAAGTGAAAAACAAAATAAGGCTAGATGTTATAAGGACAGAACTTCTGTAAAATCAAGGCTAGTTGAAGCGGCAAAAGGAGACGATTATACAGCAATACAAAAATTTAAAGGACAAAACACCACTAAGGATTAGGCGCTTTGTCCAAAAAGTGAAAAATGAATTGCTTCAGAAAGGGGTTGATCTCGAAGGAACAAGAGAAGTGGTGTTTAAAGTTTGACGGCTTGAATTCCCACTAAAATTGTCCGACTGAGTTAAATCCGCGCTGCTTCCCTTATTGTACACGGGTTGTTACCAGAACGTCGAACTTTTGGTAACAAGTTTTTTGTTGTCGAAATTCATAAGTTTCTGTAACGTTAAGTTTTGTTAAGAAATATCCCGAATTTTGTAGTTAAAAGCTGTAGTGCGCGAATAACAGTTATCAGTTATTAGTTATCAGTTGGAATTCACAGTCCTTGATAACTGTTAACTGATAACTGAATAACCCCCTCTGAACTTGAAAACCGAGTTATCAGGGGAAAATTTTGTGATAAAAAAAGAACGCCCCAAGAGCGCAGTGTTAGAGCGCATGGGGTCGAGTGCAACTTTCGCATGGCAACTTTGTGCTGCGGCGAAGGGTAATTTTCGGAATATCCAGGCTAGAACGAGAGTTTCACAGCTTGAAAGAGTTCTCCCCAAGGAATTCCCAGGGGAGAACCGATGAACGCAGCAACAACTGAATATGCAAACAATCTCACGGCCGCGGAATACCATGAGTTAACAGTTGGTAGTGCGATTCATCCAGCGTTGATTAAACGCAACTTCTTCCACATTGAGGGAGAATCAGTTTATGACTACCTGTTCATCTCTGATAAAATCCCTCGGAAAAATGCAGGTAGAGTTACGGATGGATACATAAAAATGTATCAGCATCTATTACTGGGTGGGACGTGGATTCAATCACTTGACCCATTCAAGAACTGGCAACCGATGGAGTGGGGGCGACTTAAGCCCAACTTTCCACGCTTTGATTTGGACTCATGTAAACCAGTTAAATACGAGTCGCCACCCAAGACAGCAAACCGCGTTACCTATTTCGATATTCCCAACTATATTTTAAACCTCGTTTCACGGCGCTATAACGTTTCCGATATTGCACAAGTGCTTTTTGCAAAACGTGGGAAAAAGCTTTGTGTTAAAAGTCGAAATCCGGGAATTCGCAATGGGGTTCTCTTGCCTTGGCTTTTGCAACTAGGACAAACTACGGTAATCCTAACGCAAGTCGTGCGGTTAAGTTCTCTTTTAGCACTGTGTATAAAAGGCATACTTAATCCCCTAATGTTTTGGTCAGGGGTTGGACAGCACAAAGAATTGAACATCGACCAAGCCCCGTTGGGGTGGGGTGTGGGGTGTGGGGTGTTGGGTGTTGGGAAAGAGATAGCCCCAACAACCGTCTTCTCTACGAGACGCTGCGCGAACGTACAAGCCCCGTCTTCACTACACCCAACACCCTACCCCCAACACCCTATTTTTGACTTTCAGCAGAAAGATTTACAAATCACCTTCTGGGAGTGGGTAAAGCAACATCCAGAGATTCCGATTATCTTATGCGAGGGCGAAAAAAAAGCCGCTTGCTTGCTTTCATTGGGGTTTGTAGCGATCGCGCTGCCGGGAATTTGGAACGGGCGGGTCGGAACACGGGATTTTGATGAACGGTTGCATCCTGACTTAGTACCAATGGCTCAGGCGGGGCGCAAGTTCATAATTCTTTTTGACCACGAAACTAAAGCTAAAACCAGGTGGTCAGTTTACCAAGCCACTGTTCGCACAGCAAAAGCAATTGAGTCTGCTGGTTGTGAATGCGAAGTTGCATCACTCCCAGGCCCAGAGAAAGGTGTTGATGATTTCGTGGTAGCCAGGGGTGAAGATGCCAATGTTTTGCTAACTGCTCTAGTAGACGATGCCAAATCACTCAAAGATTACCAGCGCTCCTATCGGGCTAAAAAATGGGGGTTAAGCAAATACAAACCAGATGTCACTATTAATATCAAGTATCTCTCTGAGGCTTTGTGCATTCCTCTTCTTGAAGAAAAATGCAATTTGCCTGAGCTTTATGATCTTGAAAAGGAACAACTTTTTACGCCATCTATAAAAGGACATCAAAGAAAGAAGGAGTCTACCGATTCTGGCGGAGTTGATTCATCCAAATCGAAGAAATCCCCTACCTTCAATTTCCCAAAATCAGGACTGGTTGTACTGTGGAGCGACATGGGTACAGGCAAAACGGAACTTATGCGCTGGTGGCGTGACCAAAATCCTAATGCTCGGTTCCTTAACAATGGACATCGGGTTAATCTCCTAAAAAATCTTGCCGAACGCTTGCAGACGGCGATGTATTCCGACTTGGGTTACACCGGTTTAGCCCAAGCCCAAGCCCTTAGTATTACCATTGACAGCTTGCACAAACTCAATACCCAGTCTGTCACCTACGGCTGCATATTTATTGATGAGGCTTGCCAATATCTTACCCACCTATTACACAGTAATACGTGTAAACAACATCGGGCAGCAATTCTGGAAGTGCTGGAATATCTAGTATACAACGCGCCCCTGGTGGTCATCGCTGATGCACACATGGATGACCTGACAGTGGACTTTTTTCGGGCAATGCGGCCGCATGGTGAAATTCCTTACATTGTCAAAAACGAGTGGCGCAATGGAGGACGCACTATATATTGGTACGAAGGCAGTAATTCAAGCGCCCTAGTCGCCCAAATCTCGGCAGCACTGATGCTTGGTGAGAAAATCATGGTTGCAAGTGACTCCAAGCGTTTTATCAAGAAACTCGACAAATCCTTTACTATCAAGTACGAAGAACCTAACTCTGACCAATCCCACGTACCACAAAAATGGCGGATTTGGTCTATTCATTCCGATAATTCCGGCTCTGAAGAAAACGTCGCTTTCATTAAAGATATCACCAACGCCGTCAAAAACTTCGATGCTTTGTTCACTTCCCCCAGTCTCGGTACTGGTGTCGATATTTCGGAGTATCATTTTGACTTAGTTTTTGGTGTGTTTCACGGCGTTTCCCAAACTGCTACCGAATGCGCCCAGCAGTTGTACCGCTATCGCCCGAAAGTTCCGTTTCATATTTGGGTGGCCCCGCGCCCCCCTTATGGCTACCAAGATACAAACGCTTCCAAGATAAAAGAACGCCTCCTGCAAACCAACGAGGTAACAGCTTTTCTGTTGCGGATCGACCGTCAAACAGGTAAACGGGGAGCCGAGAAAGATTGGGCGCTTGAGGCTTACTGCCAAATTATGGCTAACCGCCACTATTCTCTAAATAATCTGCGTGATGATTTGCGATCGCTCCTCACTGAAATGGGCAATACATTTATATGTATGGGCAGTGATGATGATGACCAATCTCTTGAACGCATGAAAAATGCGGCGACTGCTTTGGACACTGCCCATTATTCGGCTGTTGCCAAGGCTAACAATATTACAGCCAGTGAGTACCGTGCCCGTCAAAGCAAAGATTACCTTGACCCTAGCGAAATTTTTGAATGTGAAAAGTTTCGTATCTTTGATTCTTACGGCATCGAAGTAACCGAATCACTGGTGGAACTTGACAAAGGTGGTCGATTAATAGGAGCAATCGCTGGACTTGAGGCAATTTTAGCAAAGCCCGATGAATCAATTGTTGACCCGAAAACTGGGCGGACTTATCCCACGCCACCAACAATTGTCGCTCAAAAAGACCGCAATGAGCGGGACAATTTACCTTTGTGCATGGACTGGGGCAATTACTCGGCGCGGTGGCTGGCTAGATTTAACCTGGGGCTGCATCAAATTCTCACTTCTTTAGTCAGGGGTGATGAAGTTACCGCTTCGGATGCCACTTTACTGAAGATGACAGCGATCGCTATTAATTGTGCTGCTCACGTCAAAGCAATTCTTGGGTTTACTATCCCGCCTGACTGTAAGCCTATTTGGTTGCTGGCCACAATAGTAGAGCAGCTGGGGTTAAAGTTGACCTGCCGCAAGCAGGGTAAACGGGGTCAACAGGTGAAACTTTTCTCTTTATCTAAAAAGGAATTGGAATTTGCTCAAGAGGTAATTGCTCATCGGGTGGCAAAGCGTAATCAAAAAGAAAATCGAACCTATAACGTTGGACAAACCCCTGCTGTGTATAGCCCAGAACCCAATCACCAGTCCGTATCCACCCCCCCCATTAATGCTATAGGGAACCCCCATTCAGGAGGGGTGGATACTACCGATTCTGAACCGCCTCTGACCGAGCGCATTACGCTACTCCACTGCGTAGAAATACTTCGTTCTGGCATTTCTGGTGGAGTGGACGCGATTAAAGGCATTCTCAAGCGATGGACTGGGGATTTGCGCTGGGAGACGGTGCTGGAACTTGAAGCGATCGCGGCGAATGAACTACGTAACTTGGAGCAATCTGTGCCTGATTTTTATCAGTGGCTCGATGAAGAGGTGTTGCCTATGGAGGGGGCTAGCTAGATAAAAAATCTCATTGACATTTGAAAGCTGTTTCTAGTTTCGTTGCCAGTAGCAATTAATATTACTGGTTCTAATTTCTGCTGGATTTTCACAAGTTATGTGCGTCAATCTCAAATATCCATCAAGTTCATAGCACTGCTGTCATTAGGTCTAGCTTTGAGATAGCGATCGGTGATGGCTAAATTGGCATGACCCAAAGTTTCTTTCACCAGCACTGGATTAGTCCCGCGCTCAATGGCGTGAGAACCGTGGGCATGACGTAACCAGTGAGCAGAAACTAATTCGCTTAATCCAGCTTCAAGTGCAATTGCTTTGACAATCGGGTGCAAGTTTTGACGGTCTAAATGTCCCCCTTTTTGACTTGGAAACACTGCTTGATTGGAGTGAGCCGAAGCTTTGAACTCCATTAATTCCGCCCAAAGCTTTGGCTTGATGAGAATTGTCCGATTTTTGCTGCCCTTGGCTTTTCGCACGTACACTTGACCACTCTCACCACGGGGTGTCAAATCTACCCAAGTTAAATTACAGATTTCACTTGCCCGTAACCCTGCCTGATACAAGAGTTTGATAATTAACAAATTACGTAGGGCTGTGTACTGTCGTTTGGGAGTTTTCGCATCAGCTAAATGCTTATTGGCTGCCCGTACCAACAATTTAATATCAGCTTCATCGAGATAGCGTTCGTTGATTACATCTGGTAATTCACCCAGTTTTAGTGCCATACCCACATTAAAAGGGAGATATCCAATTTTATGAGCGAAACTAATCAAGCTTTTGGCACAAGCTATGTATATCCGCTTTGTGCTTTCGGCATTGCCCCCAAAAGAACTAGCGTATTCTACCAAGTCTTCATAAGTCACTTTTTTGAGGGGCTTGTCCAGAAAATCCAGAAATCGCCTAGTGTATCGCTGGTAAGCCCGAATAGAAGACGACGCTTTTCCCTCCAACCACAGCGCAATCAACTTCGCCTCCGCCTGCGCTACAGGCAAGGAAGCGATCGCCTTTCTATGGGCTGTTATGTGGACAAGAGAGAGGGTCATTTTTATTACTCCCTTAAAAACCAGACACAACATAAGTTTCGTCTGATTTTATAGTGTCTGATTTTTATTGTCCTTTAAAATGGGCGTTTCGACTCACCCTCAAGCGAATGAAAATTTCTCGATTTTTGCGTATAGTACACCTCTAATACTGAGGAGCGTGACAAACACAATACTGTTATGCAATTGTTCAGCAGGGTATTTATTTTGAAAAACCTAAAAGTTGGTGAAAAAAAATAAACTAAAAATGACTTTATAGTTAATAAATGATATAAGAGGTCAAAGAGCGGACTCCAAAGTTTATTTACGCCGCAGTGTACTGCTTTTTAAGCGCTAT
Protein-coding sequences here:
- a CDS encoding glycosyltransferase, giving the protein MTHFGILCPPSTGHLNPMTALGRELQRRGHRVTLFGIADAQSKALAAGLDFYMIRESQHTHGGTEESLTKLGQLSGFAALQYTMNLMKEGVNLLLNKAPEALREAGVEALLVDQFIVEGETIAEFLQIPFITVCNALPVNAEDDVPPFFTDWRYDPAWWARLRNRCAYLLMNPLTKPITQILDTYRQKWSLPLYSQTPDKDTFSQLAQLSQLPKEFDFPRQSLPKCFHFTGPYQDSTGREPIPFPYEKLTGQPLIYASMGTIQNSLLEIFQTIASVCVGLDTQLVISLGKESGSEPLQGLPGSPIIVSYAPQLELLEKATLTITHAGLNTVLESLNNGVPMVAIPIANDQPAVAARIAWSGAGEFVPVASIGVPKLRTAIKQVLEQDSYKQNALRLQSAIHHSGGVSRAADIIEQVITTGKPVFL
- a CDS encoding CHAT domain-containing protein produces the protein MQEFYKGLNNGLPKAEALRQAQLSLLSNPKYKKAYYWGGFLLVGSWL
- a CDS encoding protein kinase domain-containing protein, producing MVYCINPLCTQRHNPDETENCLSCGNTLLINGRIRLLRPLSSLENQFTYTDVFEVEDGGTKLHPKYEIRVMKVLKWSDDTKIVELFQREAIILQILKHSGIPKSTKDDYFTFILNDNLLQLHCIVMQKFEGESLAQWVKNHGRITQDVSLDWLSQLINILDTVHRSGFFHRDIKPDNIIYQPNGKLALVDFGAGRQITRTYLAKVSTSGGTKTGLGSGHEITVVRTACYSPFEQIHGQAVPQSDFFALGRTFVYLLTAISLIEIKIDQKTGKLLWRQKAPHIDQPLADLIDDLMAPFPGQRPQSTQLIIQRLERLPLQTKIERLVKSRLFKISIGILGTLSLAGIIYGSLPLLASYYFNQGKKAYQENKFNEARNDFKKAITWNNKLNIIIADYLLTQGKKSYKENKLAQAENDFQGAVSFNYDLNYSISSFYFEQAFRHQNEPKIARKNYELAIKYNPKDDTAYNNLAIACQQLHDYNCVNKTYEIIFKLKPNKWESHYGLGDFYDGQGEYGLAEKQYIIAIKSSDQAIFAVAALARLKNKKGDYNAAATLALKGLQETKNRELQASLYKDLGWARLMENKLTEAEKYLEKATDLDSQRTDAFCLRYQVEEALGKLDDARIYMEVCMLAKSSLPEVFQWRQELLDRILNK
- a CDS encoding ATP-binding protein; protein product: MNLDIERVLEILEEQVLESTGRYLSKAEKAVIKGTWDGKEYREIASDSGYSVQYLQTGVGPQLWTILSEVIGGEVQVKKAYLKNILLKFTKKYYMELEASKLDNESLVGKTKVYGKLPKIGNFYGREEEISDLKKQINIYQEFCITITGVGGVGKTLLIAKLIEEIIFEYPNRYDYVIWKATNRSSSINELLSEILMVFDLEASSKPLATKISLLSKQLELHRCLLVIDGFEGLVEVNNYEKRLEYEDFFVGVTKDDNQSCIILTSQIPLEEITHLTTSFSFFSLQLEGLDESAALQMIHEKGLGGEKCRQLIEMYRGNPSELEAVINKIHRFFEGSVERFFEYSTTMMGPQIQAMLHVQFGQTGFLNNLQKQIMIYLAHQMSKASTPVPFSKLVDDLKEQSSLEVSISELITAIDILECRSLIESSKKSSKQEVSYSLQPVVKKYILVDPLGLVNKEQNKMATSHFI